In Mauremys reevesii isolate NIE-2019 linkage group 8, ASM1616193v1, whole genome shotgun sequence, a single genomic region encodes these proteins:
- the ADRA1B gene encoding alpha-1B adrenergic receptor: MIFKMNTYLDDNYNSSLPGYLDYSVLSNGSLTENNSNQSASNLNLPALDITRAIIVGLVLGAFILFAIVGNILVILSVACNRHLRIPTNYFIINLAIADLLLSFTVLPFSATLEILGYWALGRIFCDIWAAVDVMCCTASILSLCAISIDRYIGVSYSLQYPTLVTRRKAILALLSVWVLSTVISIGPLLGWKEPAPKDDKECRITEEPFYALFSSLGSFYIPLIVILVMYCRVYIVAKRTTKNLEAGVMKEMCDSKELTLRIHSRNIHEDTFNSSKSKGHHPRNSIAFKLFKFSREKKAAKTLGIVVGMFILCWLPFFIALPLGSMFPALKPPEAIFKIIFWLGYFNSCLNPIIYPCSSKEFKRAFIRILKCQCHRRRRLGWWAYNYRNWNQGSFERSRKDSLEDSRSFLSGSQRTLSSATPSPSYLSKVTHPHMEMYTFQEWKSSSSFLSPLQEGSRRKDSCHLFSFKLPTEHNGHIAAGSQASSNGGCKTICDTLNSTADCRMAVEMSEF; the protein is encoded by the exons ATGATTTTTAAGATGAATACCTACCTTGATGATAACTATAATTCATCATTACCTGGATATTTGGACTACTCTGTACTAAGTAATGGGAGTCTCACTGAAAACAACTCTAATCAGTCAGCAAGCAATCTGAATTTACCTGCCTTGGATATCACTAGGGCTATAATTGTGGGGCTTGTCCTAGGTGCCTTCATACTTTTTGCTATAGTAGGTAACATCTTGGTAATTCTCTCTGTAGCTTGCAATAGGCATTTAAGAATCCCTACGAACTACTTCATAATTAACCTCGCAATAGCAGACTTGTTGCTGAGTTTTACTGTCCTTCCGTTTTCTGCTACACTAGAAATTCTTGGCTATTGGGCTTTAGGGAGGATATTCTGTGATATCTGGGCAGCGGTTGATGTGATGTGCTGTACTGCTTCTATCTTAAGCCTGTGTGCAATttctatagatagatatatagggGTGAGTTATTCACTTCAGTATCCGACTTTGGTAACTAGAAGGAAAGCAATTCTTGCCCTCCTAAGTGTCTGGGTCCTCTCCACGGTAATCTCCATTGGACCTCTTCTGGGGTGGAAGGAACCAGCACCCAAGGACGATAAAGAGTGCCGCATCACTGAAGAACCTTTCTATGCCTTGTTTTCTTCTTTGGGGTCATTTTACATTCCTTTGATTGTCATACTGGTGATGTACTGTAGAGTCTACATAGTGGCCAAAAGAACAACTAAAAACCTGGAAGCTGGGGTCATGAAAGAAATGTGTGATTCCAAGGAGCTGACCTTAAGGATTCACTCCCGGAACATTCACGAGGACACTTTCAACAGCAGCAAGAGCAAGGGGCACCACCCCAGAAACTCCATAGCTTTCAAACTTTTTAAATTCTCTCGAGAAAAGAAGGCAGCCAAGACCTTGGGAATTGTAGTTGGCATGTTTATTTTGTGCTGGCTACCTTTCTTCATAGCTCTGCCTCTAG GGTCTATGTTTCCTGCTTTGAAGCCACCTGAAGCCATCTTCAAGATAATTTTTTGGCTTGGCTACTTCAACAGCTGCTTGAACCCAATCATCTACCCCTGCTCAAGCAAAGAGTTCAAGAGGGCTTTTATACGGATCCTGAAGTGCCAGTGCCACCGGCGGAGGCGGCTGGGGTGGTGGGCCTACAACTACAGGAACTGGAACCAAGGCTCCTTCGAACGCTCCCGCAAAGACTCATTAGAAGACAGCAGGAGCTTCCTAAGTGGCAGTCAGAGGACATTATCCTCAGCCACCCCGAGCCCCAGCTACCTGAGCAAAGTCACTCACCCTCACATGGAAATGTACACATTCCAGGAGTGGAAGAGCTCCAGCTCCTTCCTGAGCCCCCTACAGGAAGGCAGCAGGCGAAAGGACTCATGCCACCTCTTCAGCTTCAAGCTCCCAACAGAGCACAATGGACATATCGCTGCTGGCAGCCAAGCCTCGAGCAATGGGGGCTGCAAGACCATCTGTGACACACTGAACAGCACAGCTGATTGCAGAATGGCTGTTGAAATGAGCGAATTCTAA